In Tsukamurella tyrosinosolvens, the genomic window CGAGCGTCGCATCGCCGAGGAGACCGCGCGTGCCGAGGGCAAGCCGGAGCAGGCGCTGTCGAAGATCGTCGAGGGCAAGACCGTGGCCTACTACAAGGACACCGTCCTCCCCGACCAGCCGTCCGTGACCGACAACAAGAAGTCGGTCCAGCAGGTGCTGGACGAGGCCGGCGTGAAGGTCAACGCCTTCACCCGCTTCGAGGTCGGCCAGGAGTAACTCCTCCGTCCTCACGCACGAGGCCCGCACCGATCCGTCGGTGCGGGCCTCGTCGTCTCTCCGCCCCGGAATTGAACACCGTTTCCGTCCACCGCGACCTGCGGATTCGCTGTCCGAAACAGTGTTCAATTGCGGGGCGGGGTGGGCGTGCGGATTTCTTCAAGCCCGACGGTGCCGTCCGCTGCCAGTCTGGAAGGCATGAACAGCACACGCACCGACACGAACATCTGGCCCGGACTCACCTACGAAGACGCCCTCGCCGCCCGGGAATGGCTGCGGCGGATCGGCTTCGAGGAGGGGATCCTCGTCGAGGGCGACGCCGACGGCGAGGTCGTCCACTCCGAGATGCTGTGGCCCGACGGCGGCCGCGTCATGGTCCACTCCACCTGCAAACAGGACGCCACGTTCTCGACTCCGCGGGGTAGCGGCAGCGTCTACGT contains:
- a CDS encoding VOC family protein; this encodes MNSTRTDTNIWPGLTYEDALAAREWLRRIGFEEGILVEGDADGEVVHSEMLWPDGGRVMVHSTCKQDATFSTPRGSGSVYVVVTDPDAVYARAQELGARLVREMREEDYGSKGFSVADPEGNTWSFGTYAG